Proteins co-encoded in one Nicotiana sylvestris chromosome 7, ASM39365v2, whole genome shotgun sequence genomic window:
- the LOC104242310 gene encoding protein NRT1/ PTR FAMILY 8.1-like, whose amino-acid sequence MDIEARMERDDDDYTKDGTVDIYKKPANKKKTGTWKACPFILGDEGCERLAYYGMSTNLVNYIQQKLNLSNAASSRSVTNWQGTCYVTPLLGAFLADAYLGRYWTIATFSTLYIIGIAFLTMSASIGGLKPACDNGSCHPTGSQKTAFFVAIYLIAFGTGGIKPCVSSFGADQFDDNDETEKKSKSSFFNWFYLSINVGALIASSVLVWIQMNVGWGWGFGVPAVAMAIALVFFFSGTRLYRLQPPGGSPLTRILQVFVASIRKCNVKPPRDESLLYETSDVESNIKGSRKLEHSEEFRFFDKAAVETGSDKVNGSVNPWKLCTVTQVEEVKSIIRLLPVWATGIVFSCVYSQMSTMFVLQGNIMDQHIGPNFTIPSACLSIFDTLSVIFWAPIYDLVIIPLARKFTGHERGFTQLQRMGIGLVISIFAMVAAGVLEVIRLDYVRRNNYYDLTTIPMSIFWQVPQYFLIGCAEVFTFIGQLEFFYDQAPDAMRSLCSALCLTTTALGNYLSSLIVTIVINVTTRNGKLGWIPDNLNRGHLDYFYWLLAILSFINFFVYLWIAKWYTYKKVSGKPALTR is encoded by the exons ATGGATATAGAAGCTAGAATGGAAAGAGATGACGACGACTACACAAAGGACGGGACTGTGGACATCTATAAAAAGCCAGCTAATAAGAAGAAAACTGGAACGTGGAAGGCCTGCCCTTTCATCCTCG GGGATGAAGGATGTGAGCGATTGGCATACTATGGTATGAGTACTAATTTGGTGAACTACATTCAACAAAAGCTCAATCTAAGTAATGCTGCGTCGTCAAGAAGTGTAACAAATTGGCAAGGAACCTGTTATGTCACGCCATTGCTTGGAGCATTCTTGGCTGATGCCTATCTCGGGCGATACTGGACAATTGCAACTTTCTCAACCCTTTATATCATT GGAATAGCATTCTTGACAATGTCTGCCTCAATAGGTGGACTAAAGCCAGCCTGTGATAATGGAAGTTGCCACCCAACAGGATCACAGAAGACAGCATTCTTTGTTGCAATCTACTTGATTGCCTTTGGAACTGGTGGGATAAAACCTTGTGTCTCTTCCTTTGGGGCAGATCAATTTGATGACAATgatgaaactgaaaagaaaagcaaaagctCTTTCTTTAACTGGTTTTACCTCTCAATCAACGTTGGTGCACTTATCGCTTCGTCTGTTTTAGTTTGGATACAAATGAATGTAGGCTGGGGCTGGGGTTTTGGAGTTCCAGCTGTGGCTATGGCCATTGCATTAGTATTTTTCTTTTCAGGTACTCGTCTATATAGACTCCAACCCCCAGGAGGGAGTCCCCTTACTCGCATATTGCAGGTATTTGTAGCATCTATCAGAAAATGTAATGTCAAACCTCCTCGTGACGAATCTCTTCTTTATGAGACCTCTGATGTCGAATCCAACATCAAAGGAAGTCGCAAGCTTGAGCACTCAGAAGAGTTCAG GTTCTTTGACAAAGCTGCTGTAGAAACTGGATCTGATAAAGTCAATGGATCAGTGAATCCCTGGAAGCTCTGCACAGTGACTCAAGTTGAAGAGGTCAAGTCGATCATTCGTCTACTCCCCGTGTGGGCTACTGGTATTGTGTTTTCCTGTGTCTACAGTCAGATGAGCACAATGTTTGTTCTACAAGGCAACATAATGGACCAACATATTGGCCCCAACTTCACAATTCCATCCGCATGTTTATCCATATTCGACACCCTCAGCGTGATTTTCTGGGCGCCTATTTATGACCTAGTCATCATTCCCCTAGCACGAAAATTCACAGGCCACGAACGAGGATTCACTCAGCTACAGAGGATGGGTATCGGTCTAGTTATTTCAATATTCGCCATGGTTGCTGCTGGGGTTCTAGAGGTCATTCGGCTTGACTACGTAAGAAGGAACAACTATTATGACCTCACGACGATTCCTATGTCTATCTTCTGGCAAGTACCTCAATATTTCTTGATTGGATGCGCGGAAGTGTTCACATTCATCGGTCAGCTAGAGTTCTTCTATGACCAAGCTCCTGATGCAATGAGAAGTTTGTGTTCAGCCCTCTGTCTTACAACTACTGCATTAGGTAATTACCTAAGTAGTCTCATCGTTACGATTGTGATCAATGTAACCACAAGGAACGGAAAGCTTGGATGGATTCCAGATAACTTGAACAGAGGGCACCTTGACTACTTTTACTGGCTATTGGCTATCCTCAGCTTCATCAACTTTTTCGTTTATCTCTGGATTGCGAAATGGTACACTTACAAGAAGGTATCAGGGAAGCCAGCCTTAACAcgttag